One window from the genome of Elaeis guineensis isolate ETL-2024a chromosome 5, EG11, whole genome shotgun sequence encodes:
- the LOC105032724 gene encoding uncharacterized protein, with the protein MASTSKASLVVAASMGAVEALKDQAGLCRWNYALRSLHQRAKNSVGSLSQATRMATSIERSMGRIERAKRTEQTLEKVMYFSCYGPK; encoded by the coding sequence atggcCTCAACAAGCAAGGCTTCTTTGGTTGTGGCAGCGAGCATGGGAGCGGTGGAAGCGCTCAAGGATCAAGCAGGGTTGTGCCGATGGAACTACGCATTGAGGTCTCTCCACCAGCGAGCCAAGAACAGCGTGGGATCTTTAAGTCAAGCCACCAGGATGGCTACTTCCATTGAAAGGAGCATGGGGAGGATCGAGAGAGCTAAGAGGACGGAGCAGACCCTGGAGAAAGTCATGTACTTCAGCTGCTATGGGCCGAAATAG